In Macadamia integrifolia cultivar HAES 741 chromosome 1, SCU_Mint_v3, whole genome shotgun sequence, a single window of DNA contains:
- the LOC122085435 gene encoding DDB1- and CUL4-associated factor homolog 1-like isoform X1, producing the protein MEAATDSQQPAAESEEPKNESEDEILLSKAHNLILKITSSQANPNSKVLHALASILETQESRYMEESGHSSVTNGRASHNIGRLGNLVRENDDFYELISSKFLAETRYSTSIRAASARVLLSCSATWMYPHVFEDAVLENIKSWILDDNARSFGDEHNRKHDSRNETPTDSEMLRTYATGLLALCLAGGSQVVEDVLTSGLSAKLMRYLRTRVLGETSTSQKDASYLTENKNTSGTCIKGREESRGRFRQVMDAAQLDGPRLVDEGLLDDQSGERDHDKSTSFRQARGEECSGDGGESIKAREYADDLPERVDVFEVDEDDVEQFGDERRQNHDLHDGKENFGDRFSTGRSVRDEDAEENIRDDSTRRRANRGWARIRGKGRVNEGAVDNERALTSPGSGIRLGGQTRCVRERNQIRNQDFKRVHDAKKSLGRINADGFVASTEDNDDRFQEFKVGTRDISDLVKNAVRAAEAEARAANASAEAMKAAGDAAAELVKSAALEEFTSTNNEEAAVLAASKAASTVIDAANATEVSRTSSNLDEDSIRSKATEPEKEELEGSFVLDTDSLAQLREKYCIQCLEILGEYVEVLGPVLHEKGVDVCLALLQRCSKKRETAAVTVLLPDVLKLICALAAHRKFAALFVDRGGMQKLLAVPRVSQTFFGLSSCLFTIGSLQGIMERVCALPSDIVNQVVQLALQLLECPEDQARKNAAIFFAAAFVFRAIVDSFDGQDGLQKFLNLLHGAASVRSGGNSGTLGLSNLGSLRTDQSPAEVLTASEKQIAYHTCVALRQYFRAHLLLLVDSLRPNKNRSAARHIPSARAAYKPLDISNEAMDVVFLQTQRDRKLGPAFVRARWAAVDKFLASNGHVIMLELCQAPTVERYLHDLAQYALGVLHIITLAPYSRKLIVNATLSNDRVGMAVILDAANGAGYVDPEVIQPALNVLVNLVCPPPSISNKPPVLPQGQQSVSVQTSNGSAVENRERHAERNVLDRNLSLPVQNESRERNGESAVVERGFSTVLSTPGNSQAAVPTVTSWVVGDRRISLGPGAGCAGLAAQLEQGYRQAREAVRTNNGIKVLLHLLHPRILTPPASLDCIRALACRVLLGLARDESIAHILTKLQVGKKLSELIRDSGNQTSGSEQGRWQAELTQVAIELIGIVTNSGRASTLAATDAAAPTLRRIERAAIAAATPITYHSRELLLLIHEHLQASGLTSTAASLLKEAHLTPLPSMAAPPSLLHQTSVQETPPTQIQWPSGRTPGGLLSDTSIPTARDEDASLKTDSVVSSSKKKPLVFSPSLSFHSRNQRPSDPPSTRKIPSVLKNEAAASGVSDTSVVSVEKTCADTEPQFKTPLVLPMKRKLTDSRDSGLPSPGKRHAFGEHVFRSPICQTPPVVRRSIQTMDSTGLSVTPSSSQRDQCGRSITSGIVTDNWDDGQFNSTPLGQITPSSSQPGLLADSLPNNTERVTLDSLVVQYLKHQHRQCPAPITTLPPLSLLHPHVCPEPRRSVDAPANVTARLNTREFRNHYGGIQGDRRDRQFVYSRFRPWRTCRDDASLLTCVTFLGDSSQIATGSHSGELKIFDTNSGNVLETSTSHQSPVSHVQSALCGDSQLILSSGTYDVRLWDASSVSGGPMHTFEGRKLARFSNSGTTFAALSSESSRREVLLYDIQTYNLELKLSDTFTNSSGSGRGHVQSLIHFNPSDTMLLWNGVLWDRRGSPIHRFDQFTDYGGGGFHPAGNEVIINSEVWDLRKFKLLRSVPSLDQTVLTFNGRGDVIYAILRRNLEDITSAVHTRRVRHPLFAAFRTVDAVSYSDIATIPVDRCVLDFAAEPTDSFVGLVSMDDHEEMFASARLYEIGRRRPTDDDSDPDDAETEEEDDDDDDSEADEDPILGTDLDGDMDSDGDDMSNDDDDDESIDDMDDDDDEDGDFAIDDVDYDGGTGILEIVTEGDEEEDSEVVGSFSSGEEGDIDNRFGF; encoded by the exons ATGGAGGCGGCCACCGATTCGCAACAACCAGCGGCGGAATCGGAGGAGCCGAAGAACGAGAGCGAGGACGAAATCTTGCTTTCCAAAGCACATAACTTAATATTAAAGATTACATCTTCTCAGGCAAACCCTAACTCCAAGGTTCTTCATGCCTTGGCTTCCATTCTTGAGACTCAAGAGTCCAG ATACATGGAGGAGTCAGGTCATTCCTCTGTCACTAATGGGCGTGCTTCTCATAATATTGGAAGGCTGGGGAATTTGGTTCGG GAGAATGATGATTTCTATGAGCTTATATCCTCTAAGTTTCTTGCGGAAACTAGATACTCCACCAGCATCCGAGCAGCTTCTGCAAGGGTACTTCTTAGCTGTTCGGCAACCTGGATG TATCCTCATGTCTTTGAAGATGCTGTTCTGGAGAACATCAAAAGCTGGATACTGGATGACAATGCCAGGTCCTTTGGAGATGAACACAATAGAAAGCATGATTCGAGAAATGAGACACCCACAGATTCTGAAATGCTGAGAACATATGCTACTGGACTTCTTGCTTTATGCTTAGCTGG TGGAAGTCAAGTAGTCGAAGATGTGTTAACGTCTGGATTATCGGCGAAGCTCATGCGTTATCTTCGCACAAGGGTTCTTGGGGAAACAAGTACAAGTCAAAAAGATGCTAGTTATCtaacagaaaataagaatacATCAGGTACTTGCATAAAAGGTAGAGAAGAAAGTAGGGGTAGGTTCCGGCAGGTAATGGATGCCGCTCAATTAGATGGTCCTAGGTTGGTAGATGAGGGATTGTTAGATGATCAAAGTGGGGAGAGGGATCATGATAAAAGCACAAGTTTTAGACAAGCCCGAGGTGAGGAGTGTTCAGGTGATGGAGGAGAGTCAATAAAAGCTCGAGAATATGCAGATGACTTACCTGAGAGGGTTGATGTGTTTGAGGTAGATGAGGATGATGTTGAACAGTTTGGTGACGAAAGAAGGCAAAATCATGATTTACATGATGGGAAGGAAAATTTTGGTGACAGATTCAGTACAGGTAGATCTGTGAGAGATGAAGATGCTGAAGAGAACATCAGAGATGATTCAACAAGGCGCAGGGCAAACCGTGGTTGGGCAAGGATTAGAGGAAAGGGAAGGGTTAATGAAGGAGCTGTAGACAATGAAAGAGCTTTGACCTCTCCAGGATCTGGAATACGATTAGGAGGACAAACCCGGTGTGTTAGAGAGAGGAATCAAATAAGAAATCAAGATTTCAAAAGAGTACATGATGCCAAAAAGTCTTTGGGAAGAATCAATGCTGATGGATTTGTTGCATCAACAGAGGATAATGACGATCGTTTTCAAGAATTCAAAGTTGGCACAAGGGATATCTCTGATCTGGTAAAGAACGCAGTTAGAGCTGCTGAAGCCGAAGCCAGAGCAGCCAATGCATctgccgaggcaatgaaggcaGCCGGTGATGCTGCCGCTGAACTTGTGAAGAGTGCCGCTTTAGAG GAATTTACGAGTACAAATAATGAAGAAGCTGCAGTTTTAGCTGCTTCAAAGGCGGCATCTACTGTTATAGATGCTGCTAATGCTACTGAGGTCTCAAG GACCTCTAGTAATCTCGATGAGGATTCGATTCGTTCAAAGGCCACAGAACCAGAAAAAGAGGAGTTAgaaggttcatttgtattggaTACTGACTCTCTTGCACAGTTGAGAGAAAAGTACTGTATTCAATGTCTTGAGATACTTGGAGAATATGTTGAAGTCCTGGGCCCTGTTCTTCATGAGAAGGGAGTGGATGTCTGTCTTGCACTACTGCAACGGTGttcaaaaaaaagagagacagCAGCTGTCACAGTTCTTCTGCCTGATGTGCTGAAGCTAATCTGTGCTTTAGCTGCTCATCGTAAATTTGCTGCATTATTTGTTGATCGTGGTGGAATGCAAAAACTTCTTGCTGTCCCGAGAGTTAGTCAGACTTTCTTTGGTCTGTCATCCTGCTTATTTACTATTGGTTCTCTTCAG GGAATTATGGAACGTGTATGTGCTCTTCCTTCAGATATTGTCAACCAAGTGGTTCAGCTAGCCCTCCAGCTTCTTGAGTGTCCAGAAGATCAAGCCAGAAAAAATGCTGCTATATTTTTTGCAGCTGCATTTGTCTTCCGGGCAATTGTGGACTCCTTTGATGGACAGGATGGTTTGCAGAAATTTCTAAACCTCTTACATGGTGCTGCCTCGGTGAGGTCAGGCGGTAATTCTGGGACACTGGGTCTGTCCAATCTGGGATCTCTTCGAACTGATCAGTCACCTGCCGAGGTGCTGACTGCATCCGAGAAGCAAATAGCTTATCACACCTGTGTTGCTCTGCGGCAATACTTCAGGGCACACCTTCTATTGCTTGTGGACTCCCTTCGTCCTAACAAAAATCGAAGTGCTGCCCGACATATTCCCAGTGCTAGGGCTGCCTACAAGCCACTTGACATCAGTAATGAGGCCATGGATGTAGTGTTTTTGCAAACACAGCGTGATCGGAAGCTTGGCCCCGCATTCGTAAGAGCTCGTTGGGCTGCAGTGGACAAGTTCTTAGCCTCCAATGGGCATGTTATTATGCTGGAATTATGTCAA GCCCCAACTGTTGAACGGTACTTGCATGACTTGGCTCAATATGCATTGGGTGTTCTTCACATTATTACATTGGCACCTTACAGCCGTAAACTGATTGTAAATGCCACATTGAGCAATGATCGAGTTGGTATGGCAGTTATTTTGGATGCGGCAAATGGTGCTGGTTATGTAGATCCTGAG GTTATTCAGCCAGCACTAAATGTGTTGGTTAATCTTGTTTGCCCGCCCCCTTCAATTAGTAACAAACCGCCTGTGCTTCCACAAGGTCAGCAGTCTGTTTCAGTTCAGACCTCTAATGGTTCTGCTGTGGAGAATAGAGAAAGACATGCTGAAAGAAATGTCTTAGACCGAAATCTTTCCTTGCCCGTTCAGAATGAGTCCAGGGAGCGGAATGGTGAATCTGCTGTTGTGGAACGTGGCTTCTCAACAGTACTTAGTACACCGGGTAATTCACAAGCAGCTGTTCCTACTGTCACTTCTTGGGTGGTGGGAGATCGTAGGATATCCTTAGGTCCTGGAGCAGGTTGTGCTGGCCTTGCTGCACAGTTGGAGCAAGGATATCGTCAGGCAAGGGAGGCTGTTCGCACCAACAATGGAATAAAGGTTCTTTTGCATCTTCTCCATCCTCGTATACTTACACCTCCTGCTTCTCTTGACTGTATACGTGCTCTTGCCTGCCGAGTCCTGCTTGGTTTAGCCAGGGATGAATCAATTGCACATATTTTGACGAAGCTTCAG GTGGGGAAAAAACTCTCAGAGCTTATTCGAGATTCAGGCAATCAGACGTCTGGTTCAGAGCAGGGCAGGTGGCAAGCAGAACTTACCCAAGTAGCAATAGAGTTGATTGGG ATTGTGACAAATTCTGGACGTGCAAGTACACTAGCAGCAACTGATGCTGCTGCCCCTACTTTGAGGCGTATAGAAAGAGCAGCTATAGCTGCTGCGACTCCTATTACCTACCATTCTAg GGAGCTTTTACTACTTATACATGAGCACCTTCAAGCATCTGGCTTGACAAGTACTGCTGCTTCATTGCTAAAAGAGGCTCATTTGACGCCTCTACCATCTATGGCAGCGCCACCTTCACTCCTACACCAAACTTCTGTTCAAGAAACTCCACCCACTCAAATTCAGTGGCCATCTGGTCGTACTCCTGGTGGGCTTCTTTCAGATACATCAATACCAACAGCGCGGGATGAGGACGCCAGCCTAAAGACTGATTCTGTTGTGTCTTCTTCAAAGAAGAAACCCCTGGTTTTCTCACCTAGTCTCAGCTTTCATTCAAGAAATCAGCGTCCGTCTGATCCACCGTCAACCAGAAAGATTCCCAGTGTTTTGAAGAATGAAGCCGCAGCTTCTGGCGTATCAGATACTTCAGTAGTGTCTGTTGAAAAAACTTGTGCGGATACGGAACCCCAATTTAAGACTCCACTTGTGTTACCTATGAAACGAAAACTAACAGACTCAAGGGATAGTGGACTTCCTTCGCCAGGGAAGCGACATGCCTTTGGTGAGCATGTGTTTCGGTCTCCAATATGCCAGACACCCCCTGTTGTCCGTAGAAGCATTCAAACAATGGATTCCACTGGCTTGTCCGTCACACCAAGCTCTAGTCAGCGAGATCAATGTGGGCGCTCCATTACAAGTGGTATTGTTACTGATAATTGGGATGATGGCCAGTTCAATAGTACCCCTTTGGGTCAGATTACTCCCTCTTCCTCCCAGCCTGGTCTCCTTGCTGACTCACTACCTAATAACACAGAACGAGTCACTCTAGACTCTCTTGTGGTGCAGTATCTGAAGCACCAGCATCGTCAATGCCCTGCCCCGATAACCACTTTACCGCCGCTCTCTCTTTTACACCCACATGTGTGTCCTGAACCAAGAAGAAGTGTTGATGCACCTGCAAATGTGACAGCTAGGCTGAACACACGTGAATTCAGGAACCATTATGGTGGAATACAAGGAGACCGTAGGGATCGTCAGTTTGTCTACAGCAGATTCAGGCCATGGCGCACTTGCCGGGATGATGCTTCCCTCCTGACATGCGTTACTTTTCTGGGTGATTCCTCACAGATTGCAACTGGCAGCCATTCTGGTGAGCTCAAGATTTTTGACACCAACAGTGGTAATGTTCTGGAGACCTCCACAAGCCACCAATCACCGGTTTCACATGTCCAGTCAGCCCTGTGTGGGGATAGTCAACTAATTCTCTCTTCAGGAACTTATGATGTGCGATTGTGGGATGCATCGTCAGTGTCAGGAGGGCCTATGCATACCTTTGAGGGGCGCAAATTGGCACGGTTCAGTAACTCAGGGACCACATTTGCAGCCCTATCATCCGAGTCGTCCAGGCGTGAAGTTCTCTTGTATGACATCCAGACCTACAATCTGGAATTGAAGTTGTCTGACACCTTCACAAATTCTTCAGGCTCAGGCAGAGGGCATGTACAGTCCCTAATACATTTTAACCCATCAGACACAATGCTACTGTGGAATGGAGTCTTGTGGGATCGGCGGGGTAGCCCTATTCATCGTTTTGACCAGTTCACTGATTATGGGGGTGGTGGATTCCACCCTGCTGGAAATGAG GTTATTATAAATTCGGAAGTATGGGATCTCAGAAAATTCAAGCTTCTCCGCAGTGTACCTTCTTTGGACCAGACTGTTCTAACATTCAACGGACGTGGGGATGTAATTTATGCAATCCTCCGGAGGAATCTTGAAGATATAACATCAGCAGTACACACCCGACGTGTCAGGCACCCCCTTTTTGCTGCATTCCGCACTGTGGATGCTGTTAGCTACTCAGACATTGCCACAATCCCGGTTGACCGCTGTGTCCTTGATTTTGCAGCAGAGCCAACTGATTCTTTTGTTGGTTTGGTATCCATGGATGACCATGAGGAGATGTTTGCTTCTGCCAGGCTCTATGAGATAGGCCGAAGGAGGCCAACAGATGATGATTCTGATCCTGATGATGCTGAaactgaggaagaagatgacgatgatgatgactcAGAAGCTGATGAGGATCCGATATTGGGAACCGACCTGGATGGTGACATGGACAGTGATGGTGATGATATGAGCAacgatgatgacgatgatgagaGTATAGACGacatggatgatgatgatgatgaagatggagACTTTGCTATTGATGATGTGGATTATGATGGTGGCACAGGAATTTTGGAGATTGTAACTGAGGGTGACGAAGAGGAGGATAGTGAGGTGGTTGGATCTTTCAGTAGCGGGGAGGAAGGTGATATCGACAATCGATTTGGTTTCTGA